The genomic window cccgcggcggcaccaCCTTCAAACCCTCGCGCACGGCTGtgtcggccgcgtcgtcccctgccccggccccggcgtcgacgccgatccAGATCCTGTGCAGGTTCACGTCGCCGAGAGTTGGGCGGGTCTCGGAGACGAGAAGGTTGACGCCGCGGCCCCAGCCGCTcgtgccgcccgcgacgccgccaaacACCGAGACGGCGTGCGGGGTGGTCACCGCGGTAGGGGGGAGCGACCACGATACCCGTCGGTGGCGCTTCGCATCCCGTACCGGTCGGCCGGCGTCGGTTGGTATCCacacgacgcgaacgtcgccgccggcgtccctGCGCCACGTCAGCGCGTACAGCCCGGATaagccgagctcctcgctcCTCAACACCGAGAGGCCGTAGACCAAGCCGTGGGGGGACAGGTCGTACTCGCGAATCATCGAGCCGTCGAGGGAGTGCGCGGTTATCCTCGAACGCTCCCGGTCGGCGACGTACAGGGTGGAGTCTCGGCTGTCGAGCTCGATGGCGTGGGGAACCTCGAACCCGGTCGTCGAGTCCCCATCCGTGCCGGGTTTAAACTCGCCCGCGTactcgccgcgcgagtcgAACCTCGCCACCCTGCCGTTACAGTACCCGTCGCTGACCCAGAACGAGTtatcctccgcgacggccacCTGCGTCGGCTTGCAGAAGCCGTCCTTGCCCTTACCCGGGATCAACTTTTTACCGTACTCTGCGACCCGCGCTCCGTCGCTGGCGTTGTATCGGATCACCTGGTGCAGGCCGCAGTCGGTGACCcagacgtcgccgtcgggacCGAGCGTGATGGCGTGCGGCATGTAGtgctcgttcgcgccgaaCGATTTGACGATCTTTCCCGTCGCCAGCTCGATTCGCGCGATCGTGTTCTCGGCGATGGGCGACTCTAAATCTTTCATCTTGTGCGTCGACGGGTCGAAGCTGTCGCCGTCCCAgaggcgtcgcccgcggtgaaACGCCCACGCGTGCCGCCCGTCCGGCTCCGTCACGATCCCGGCCACCTGCCCCAAGGACTTGGGCCACCGTTTATCGACGCCTGGGGCGTCCACGAGGTGCGCAGTCAGGTCCTCCGATTCCTCCGGAGCCTTCGCGGATGCGCTCTCGGAATCGGGAGAGTGCTGAATCGCCATGCGGACGTCCCCGTGCGTTTGCGAGCCCGTGCAGGACAGGTACGCCGGCTCCTCCGCGTGTACCATTAGGTAGAGGTTGCACatctcgtcgccgtgtccccaccccgcgcgcgtcacctcCGTCCTGTTCGATGTGTCGTACACGCACGTCACGCGAATCTTATCCCCGGGGTGAATCGTGAGGCCTGAATCGTCGATCCTC from Micromonas commoda chromosome 11, complete sequence includes these protein-coding regions:
- a CDS encoding predicted protein, producing the protein KSLGQVAGIVTEPDGRHAWAFHRGRRLWDGDSFDPSTHKMKDLESPIAENTIARIELATGKIVKSFGANEHYMPHAITLGPDGDVWVTDCGLHQVIRYNASDGARVAEYGKKLIPGKGKDGFCKPTQVAVAEDNSFWVSDGYCNGRVARFDSRGEYAGEFKPGTDGDSTTGFEVPHAIELDSRDSTLYVADRERSRITAHS